One window of Hydractinia symbiolongicarpus strain clone_291-10 chromosome 3, HSymV2.1, whole genome shotgun sequence genomic DNA carries:
- the LOC130636903 gene encoding uncharacterized protein LOC130636903 gives MFLFYTGLKNVADFDWFFFSLFQDNVEKVCDISMKDHLLIILVKLRLGLLNKDLAHRFGISFQKVSKIYRSWLPIIAENVQFLIVWPQRHIVRSNLPAAFHKKFLNCVVIIDCTEIFIERPFGLNARAQTWSNFKHTNTIKYLIGITPSGSVSFLSRGWGGRVSDKDITNKSGFLNKFMHGDCVMADRGFTIEEELCISLCILVTSVKLSYIF, from the coding sequence ATGTTCCTATTTTACACAGGATTGAAGAATGTTGCTGATTTTGattggttttttttttcattatttcaaGATAATGTTGAGAAAGTTTGTGATATCTCTATGAAAGATCATCTCTTGATAATACTGGTTAAGTTAAGGCTTGGATTACTTAACAAGGACCTAGCACACAGATTTGGCAtttcttttcaaaaagtttCCAAGATATATAGATCATGGTTGCCAATCATTGCTGAAAATGTACAGTTCTTAATTGTTTGGCCTCAGAGGCACATAGTACGAAGTAATTTACCAGCAGCTTTTCATAAAAAGTTCCTGAACTGTGTTGTCATAATTGATTGCACAGAAATTTTTATTGAAAGACCATTTGGTTTAAATGCACGTGCTCAAACATGGTCGAACTTTAAACATACAAACACAATAAAATACCTTATTGGTATAACACCGTCAGGTTCTGTCAGTTTTTTGTCACGTGGTTGGGGTGGACGTGTGTCCGACAAAGATATAACAAATAAAAgtggatttttaaataaatttatgcaTGGGGATTGTGTTATGGCTGATCGTGGTTTCACTATAGAAGAAGAACTTTGCATATCACTTTGTATATTGGTAACTTCGGTTAAATTGTCGtacattttttga